The Dyadobacter subterraneus genome window below encodes:
- a CDS encoding sensor histidine kinase, translating into MDTPTVKKYPPFFLHLLGWSFLALFLMWQPLSWQIQFPISFWIKQAVLFSLLIVIFYLNVYFWFPKFLAKNRYWRFILFNIASVLILATTMEQVKIYIKHSEQMDRAFKLAREANGDKKTHDKLDYFSMLTALIIIGISTSVAAVQNAERDKQYRQNLEQEKINSELSFLKAQINPHFFFNTLNNIYALTVIDVEAAREALHKLSRMMRYVLYETQHGTVLLSQEIAFAQDYIQLMQLRLTDKVTVSLKPPVPLHDVSIAPMLFLPFIENAFKHGVSAVQPSHIDIKIWQEGQKVYIDVRNTLFTEKRTLLDESNGIGLTNTQRRLDLLYPGKYQLDVSENTSEKEFEVHLELQTA; encoded by the coding sequence ATGGATACTCCCACAGTTAAAAAATATCCCCCGTTCTTTTTACATCTCCTGGGCTGGAGTTTTCTGGCTTTGTTTCTAATGTGGCAGCCGCTTAGCTGGCAAATTCAGTTTCCAATTTCCTTCTGGATCAAGCAGGCCGTTTTATTCTCTCTCCTGATCGTTATATTTTATCTGAATGTATACTTCTGGTTTCCAAAATTTTTGGCTAAAAACCGGTATTGGCGTTTTATATTATTCAATATTGCGTCCGTGCTTATATTGGCTACAACTATGGAACAGGTCAAAATTTATATCAAACATAGTGAGCAGATGGACCGTGCCTTTAAATTAGCACGAGAGGCTAATGGCGATAAAAAAACGCATGACAAACTGGATTACTTTTCCATGCTTACGGCATTAATTATTATTGGAATTAGTACCAGCGTGGCCGCCGTCCAAAATGCAGAACGCGACAAACAATACAGACAAAATCTTGAACAGGAAAAAATAAATTCGGAATTATCGTTTCTGAAAGCGCAGATTAATCCGCATTTTTTCTTCAATACATTAAACAATATATACGCACTCACCGTAATTGACGTAGAAGCAGCCAGGGAGGCTTTGCATAAACTTTCGCGTATGATGCGCTACGTACTTTATGAAACCCAGCATGGTACTGTTTTATTAAGTCAGGAAATTGCTTTTGCTCAGGATTATATTCAGCTTATGCAATTGAGACTTACGGATAAAGTAACTGTGAGCCTGAAACCTCCGGTTCCGCTTCATGATGTTTCCATAGCGCCGATGCTGTTTTTACCTTTTATTGAAAATGCTTTCAAACATGGGGTGAGCGCTGTTCAGCCCAGTCATATTGATATCAAAATCTGGCAGGAAGGTCAAAAAGTTTATATTGATGTCCGTAATACTTTATTTACGGAAAAAAGGACATTGCTGGATGAGAGTAATGGAATTGGTCTTACCAATACACAAAGAAGGCTCGACTTACTTTATCCGGGAAAATACCAGCTCGATGTAAGTGAAAATACCAGCGAAAAAGAATTTGAAGTACATCTGGAACTGCAAACTGCATGA
- a CDS encoding LytR/AlgR family response regulator transcription factor: MNVLQCIAVDDEPLALGLVCAFINKTPFLNLAGKYSSAVEALEAIHELSVDLIFLDIQMPDLTGIELARIIEKSGNQGPRIIFTTAFNQFALDGFRVDALDYLLKPFNYEEFLKAATKGKAYVDLVQRAANGSAPEMREDYLFLKVEYQLVRIAYDDILYVEGLKDYVKVILKSDTKPILSLTSLKALEEKLPPAKFMRVHRSFIVNLDKIGAVTRNSIQIGSVTIPVSDQYKESFNQFLSKWM; this comes from the coding sequence ATGAACGTATTACAATGCATCGCCGTAGATGATGAGCCTCTTGCACTGGGTTTGGTTTGTGCATTTATCAATAAAACCCCATTCCTGAATCTGGCTGGAAAATATTCCAGTGCCGTAGAAGCATTAGAAGCAATTCATGAACTTTCCGTCGACCTGATATTTCTGGACATACAAATGCCGGATCTTACTGGAATTGAACTGGCAAGAATTATTGAAAAATCAGGAAATCAGGGACCAAGGATTATTTTTACAACTGCATTCAATCAATTTGCACTGGACGGTTTTCGTGTTGATGCGCTGGATTATTTACTGAAACCTTTCAATTACGAAGAATTCCTGAAAGCCGCTACCAAGGGAAAAGCATATGTTGATCTGGTGCAAAGAGCTGCTAATGGCTCAGCACCAGAAATGAGGGAAGATTATTTATTTTTGAAAGTTGAATATCAGCTCGTAAGAATTGCCTACGACGATATTTTATATGTTGAAGGCTTGAAAGATTATGTCAAAGTCATCCTAAAATCTGATACGAAACCGATTCTTTCGCTTACCAGTCTTAAAGCTTTGGAAGAGAAATTACCGCCGGCAAAATTTATGCGGGTACATCGGTCGTTTATTGTCAACCTGGATAAAATCGGTGCGGTTACGAGAAATTCTATTCAGATTGGAAGTGTGACTATTCCGGTAAGTGACCAGTATAAGGAGAGTTTTAATCAGTTTTTGAGTAAGTGGATGTGA
- a CDS encoding type II toxin-antitoxin system VapC family toxin, with amino-acid sequence MKAKLFLDTNVIMDLLSERIPFYNSIAKITSLADKGEIIMVASALSYTTINYLLTKIDRVDIVRDKLRKFKIISEVAMLDDEIIEKGLNSNFSDFEDAIQYFNALKANCNIIVTRNIKDFKESQLPVAG; translated from the coding sequence GTGAAAGCTAAATTATTCCTTGATACAAATGTAATAATGGATTTGCTGTCTGAAAGGATCCCATTTTACAATTCGATTGCGAAAATTACTTCACTTGCGGATAAGGGGGAAATAATAATGGTTGCTTCTGCTTTATCGTATACGACAATAAATTATTTATTGACTAAGATTGATCGTGTTGATATAGTTCGTGATAAGCTTCGGAAATTTAAGATTATTTCAGAAGTGGCAATGCTTGACGATGAAATAATTGAGAAAGGATTAAATTCGAATTTCTCCGACTTTGAAGATGCAATTCAATATTTTAATGCCTTGAAAGCAAATTGTAATATTATTGTCACAAGAAACATCAAAGACTTTAAAGAATCACAATTACCAGTCGCCGGATGA